One window of Lacerta agilis isolate rLacAgi1 chromosome 14, rLacAgi1.pri, whole genome shotgun sequence genomic DNA carries:
- the LOC117058318 gene encoding keratin, type I cytoskeletal 14-like isoform X4 yields MTTSFRQYTSSSSMKGGASFAGGSSRLSSVHMGGGYRAPSIHGGAGGVSISSSRYVSGVGSALGGGYGGSFCSSSSLGGGFGGGYGGGYGGSFVAGGGEGLLAGGEKETMQNLNDRLANYLDKVRALEEANTELEFKIKEWYKKQAPGPDRDYSSYFKTIEDLRSKILAASVQNASILLQIDNAKLTADDFRTKFETEQALRMSVESDINGLRRVLDDLTLSRSDLEMQMENLREELAYLHKNHEEEMTVLRSQIRGEISVEMDAAPGVDLTKILADMREQYETLAEQNRKDAEKWFFSKTEELNREVAMNTEQLHSGKSEITELRRSLQGLEIELQSHLSTKAALEGSLAETQSRYGAQLSQMQVMITSVEEQLADLRCDMERQNHEYKILLDTKTRLEQEISTYRRLLEGEESHISSQYSSAISSGPTTTRQVRTIVEEVQDGKVISSREQVHVSGR; encoded by the exons ATGACCACCTCCTTCAGGCAATACACCTCTTCCTCCTCGATGAAAGGGGGGGCTTCCTTTGCTGGGGGTTCCTCCCGGCTTTCCTCTGTCCATATGGGCGGCGGATACAGAGCCCCAAGCATCCATGGCGGAGCTGGTGGTgtctccatctcttcctctcgcTATGTCTCTGGGGTAGGCAGCGCCCTTGGTGGTGGCTATGGGGGcagcttctgcagcagcagcagccttggcgGTGGCTTTGGTGGAGGCTATGGTGGAGGCTATGGTGGAAGCTTTGTTGCTGGTGGTGGCGAAGGCCTTCTGGCCGGGGGTGAGAAGGAGACCATGCAGAACCTGAACGACCGCCTGGCTAACTACCTGGACAAGGTGCGGGCGCTGGAGGAAGCCAACACTGAGCTGGAGTTTAAGATCAAGGAGTGGTACAAGAAGCAAGCACCTGGTCCAGACCGCGACTACAGTTCATATTTCAAGACCATCGAGGATCTGCGGAGCAAG ATTCTTGCTGCCAGTGTTCAGAATGCCAGCATCCTCCTGCAGATTGACAATGCGAAGTTGACCGCTGATGACTTCAGAACCAA GTTTGAGACAGAGCAGGCCCTGCGCATGAGTGTTGAGTCTGACATCAATGGTCTGCGCAGAGTCTTGGATGATCTCACCCTCTCCAGATCTGATCTGGAAATGCAGATGGAAAATCTAAGGGAGGAATTGGCTTATCTGCACAAGAACCACGAGGAG GAAATGACTGTTCTCCGAAGCCAGATCCGTGGTGAGATCTCCGTGGAAATGGATGCTGCTCCTGGGGTGGATCTGACCAAGATCCTGGCGGATATGCGTGAGCAGTATGAGACATTGGCGGAGCAGAACCGGAAGGATGCTGAGAAGTGGTTCTTCAGCAAG ACCGAAGAGCTGAACCGCGAAGTTGCCATGAACACGGAGCAGCTGCACAGCGGCAAGTCGGAAATCACGGAACTGAGACGAagcctccaaggcctggaaataGAGCTGCAGTCCCATCTTAGCACG AAAGCAGCACTGGAAGGCAGCTTGGCAGAGACACAGTCCCGCTACGGAGCCCAGCTCTCCCAGATGCAGGTTATGATCACTAGCGTGGAGGAGCAGCTGGCTGATCTGAGGTGTGACATGGAGCGTCAGAACCACGAATACAAGATCCTCCTTGATACCAAGACCCGCCTGGAACAGGAGATCTCCACATATCGCCGCCTGCTGGAGGGAGAGGAATCCCA CATTTCTTCCCAGTATTCATCGGCGATTTCTAGCG GACCCACAACGACCCGCCAAGTCCGCACGATTGTCGAGGAGGTCCAAGACGGAAAAGTGATCTCATCTCGTGAGCAGGTCCACGTCTCTGGGCGTTAA